The following are from one region of the Gambusia affinis linkage group LG02, SWU_Gaff_1.0, whole genome shotgun sequence genome:
- the LOC122822682 gene encoding uncharacterized protein LOC122822682, whose protein sequence is MSDLDDIIRLYFRLSLSNKEILHILAHSHHTILSNRTLKRICRRLGLFRRKNQSDLEEVLAFVQQQIMTNGQMQGYRWLHLRAVQHGFVVSQDTVRHLIKLFDPEGVELRRARRLRRRQYNCRGPNALWHMDGYDKLKPYGIAISGCIDGFSRHVLWMEAYTTNNDPKLIASYYLKTVLFVNGCPERIRADRGTENICVEQMQIFLRQNHTDSFAGDKSFLYGRSTSNQRIEGWWSTLRKQSAQFWMNLFQTFLDDGHFTGDFLDKSLIQFCFLNLIQDDLDDVVNTWNSHKIRASGGAVSGRPVAMYSFPELHRAEDRLKPVSMDEVTVCMEECTPKGQYPCDETVFELCCLLMVENNWEAPRDPLIAADLYIRLRKEILQSI, encoded by the exons atgtcagatttggATGATATCATTAGGCTTTACTTCAGACTGTCTTTAAGTAACAAAGAAATCCTCCATATTTTAGCGCACAGTCATCATACTATATTAAGTAACCGAACTCTTAAAAGAATTTGCAGAAGACTTGGGCTGTTTAGAAGAAAGAATCAGTCCGACCTTGAAGAAGTGCTGGCCTTTGTCCAACAACAAATAATGACTAATGGACAAATGCAAGGTTATCGGTGGCTACATCTTCGTGCAGTTCAACATGGATTTGTGGTGTCACAAGACACTGTGAgacatttaatcaaattgttTGACCCAGAAGGTGTGGAACTGAGACGAGCACGACGGTTGAGAAGACGTCAGTACAATTGCAGAGGACCAAATGCACTCTGGCACATGGATGGTTACGATAAACTAAAACCTTATGGCATTGCTATCAGTGGCTGTATAGATGGTTTTAGCCGACATGTTTTATGGATGGAGGCTTATACCACAAATAATGACCCCAAATTGATTGCAAGTTActatttgaaaacagttttattcGTCAACGGATGTCCAGAGAGGATACGTGCCGACAGAggcacagaaaacatttgtgttgaaCAAATGCAGATATTTCTGCGGCAAAACCACACAGACAGTTTTGCAGGGGACAAAAGTTTCCTTTATGGAAGAAGTACATCCAACCAGCGCATAGAAGGCTGGTGGTCGACCCTCCGCAAACAAAGTGCACAGTTTTGGATGAACTTATTTCAAACCTTTCTGGATGATGGTCACTTTACAGGAGACTTTTTGGATAAAAGCCTTATCCAATTCTGCTTTCTTAATCTTATTCAG GATGACCTTGATGATGTTGTGAACACATGGAACTCGCACAAAATCCGGGCAAGTGGAGGTGCAGTATCGGGTCGACCAGTGGCGATGTACTCATTTCCAGAGCTGCACAGGGCTGAAGATAGACTCAAACCTGTTTCTATGGATGAGGTCACTGTGTGTATGGAAGAGTGTACACCAAAAGGCCAATATCCCTGTGATGAAACAGTCTTTGAACTTTGTTGTCTGCTTATGGTAGAAAACAACTGGGAGGCCCCAAGAGATCCACTTATTGCTGCTGATTTGTATATAagattaagaaaagaaatacttcAAAGTATTTAG
- the LOC122820560 gene encoding uncharacterized protein LOC122820560 — MGANKQTASEDASCDGRTANVLKKMSYLSEFLRARGVPEAAIAVMEEQKIDSDVISLMDDATLENYLPSYGDRIAVFNYCKSKQPLSKRKQGLLQRLREKMKNRNESPQETTTHESTRQNKKPKGTQNVEIGWIHSDGKTTKQVRAKQGGGTRKIKMASDSGLKDILQEGKTLFFPDGTSPKGPETDFEFDVWDFKQSPITQDTGLTIGKMYEAETVNVTLLHCNKTKRSRKR, encoded by the exons ATGGGCGCCAACAAGCAAACAGCTTCAGAAGACGCGAGTTGTGACGGTCGGACAGCTAACGTTCTGAAGAAAATGAGTTATTTAAGTGAATTTTTACGTGCAAGAGGAGTACCCGAAGCTGCGATAGCAGtaatggaagaacaaaag attgACTCTGATGTCATATCTCTTATGGACGATGCAACACTTGAAAACTACTTGCCTTCGTATGGAGACAGAATTGCTGTTTTCAACTACTGCAAAAGCAAACAGCCATtgtccaaaagaaaacaaggactTCTTCAAAGGCTTCGTGAGaaaatgaagaacagaaacGAAAGTCCACAGGAGACCACGACACATGAAAGTACAAGACAGAACAAGAAACCAAAAGGAACACAAAATGTTGAGATTGGATGGATACATAGTGATGGAAAAACTACCAAACAGGTGAGAGCAAAGCAGGGAGGTGGCactagaaaaattaaaatggccTCTGATTCTGGATTAAAAGATATTCTTCAAGAAGGAAAGacccttttttttcctgatggcACATCTCCTAAGGGACCTGAAACAGATTTTGAGTTTGATGTTTGGGACTTTAAACAGAGCCCCATTACTCAAGACACCGGACTGACTATTGGCAAAATGTATGAAGCAGAGACTGTCAATGTTACGCTTCTACAttgcaacaaaaccaaaagatcCAGAAAAAGATAA